One stretch of Streptomyces hygroscopicus DNA includes these proteins:
- a CDS encoding LacI family transcription regulator has protein sequence MVASADRAHAADGAAGKGSRGTGRTGESARREGPGGGGTAARPADTSAAGPGAGAAAGPGGPAAAGRPVAGRATSRDVARLAGVSQATVSLVLGEKWPGRVSERTVEAVRAAARDLGYRPNLAARSLRLGRTRTVLMVVPALTTEFFARVYTGAERVAADHGFGMVLYPSPEGVGPARDPFDSARASLDGVIASSMAADALAAVRGGGLPLVMLDSDPDDAAAAATVNLDIADGARQAARHLLALGHRRVAHLAAAVDSWTFQVRARALAEAMDEVPGTALGTEPAGLTVEEGRRAAERVLTRPGPRPTALVCDDDILAAGACKAARRLGLRIPDDISVTGFDDLALATAVEPELTTVRLPAEAVGAAGMRALMTLMDGETPRDTVLPVELIPRGSTAPPSRS, from the coding sequence ATGGTGGCGAGCGCGGACCGCGCCCACGCGGCGGACGGGGCCGCCGGGAAAGGTTCCCGGGGAACCGGCCGGACGGGTGAGTCCGCGCGGCGCGAGGGCCCGGGCGGGGGCGGGACTGCCGCTCGCCCGGCGGACACGTCGGCCGCCGGCCCGGGGGCCGGGGCTGCCGCTGGTCCGGGCGGCCCGGCGGCCGCGGGGCGGCCGGTCGCGGGACGGGCGACGAGCCGGGATGTGGCGCGCCTGGCGGGCGTGTCCCAGGCGACCGTGTCCCTGGTGCTCGGCGAGAAGTGGCCCGGACGGGTCTCCGAGCGCACCGTGGAGGCCGTACGGGCCGCCGCGCGCGATCTCGGCTACCGCCCCAACCTCGCGGCCCGCAGCCTCCGCCTGGGCCGCACCAGGACCGTGCTCATGGTGGTGCCCGCCCTGACGACCGAGTTCTTCGCCCGTGTCTACACCGGCGCCGAGCGGGTCGCCGCCGACCATGGCTTCGGGATGGTGCTCTATCCGTCCCCCGAGGGCGTGGGCCCGGCCCGGGACCCGTTCGACTCGGCGCGCGCCTCGCTCGACGGGGTGATCGCCTCCTCCATGGCGGCCGACGCGCTGGCCGCGGTGCGCGGCGGCGGACTGCCACTGGTGATGCTCGACAGCGACCCGGACGACGCGGCCGCGGCGGCCACCGTCAACCTCGACATCGCGGACGGGGCGCGGCAGGCGGCGAGGCATCTGCTGGCGCTCGGGCACCGCCGGGTGGCCCATCTCGCGGCGGCGGTGGACTCCTGGACCTTCCAAGTCCGTGCCCGGGCCCTGGCGGAGGCGATGGACGAGGTCCCGGGCACCGCGTTGGGCACCGAACCGGCGGGGCTGACCGTCGAGGAGGGCCGCCGGGCCGCCGAACGCGTCCTGACCCGCCCCGGGCCCCGGCCGACCGCGCTCGTCTGCGACGACGACATCCTGGCCGCGGGCGCCTGCAAGGCGGCCCGGCGACTGGGGCTGCGGATCCCGGACGACATCTCGGTGACCGGCTTCGACGATCTGGCGCTGGCCACGGCGGTGGAACCGGAGCTGACGACGGTGCGGCTCCCGGCGGAGGCGGTGGGTGCGGCCGGTATGCGAGCCCTGATGACGCTCATGGACGGCGAGACGCCCCGGGACACGGTGCTGCCCGTAGAGCTGATCCCCCGCGGCTCCACGGCCCCTCCCTCACGGTCCTGA
- a CDS encoding proteasome subunit alpha, whose amino-acid sequence MTTPFYVSPQQAMADRAEYARKGIARGRSVVVLQYADGIVFVAENPSRALHKVSEIYDRIAFAAVGKYNEFENLRIGGVRYADLRGYTYDREDVTARGLANVYAQTLGTIFSSAAEKPYEVELIVAEVGEGPEDDQIYRLPHDGSIVDEHGSVAVGGNADQISTYLDQRHRDGMTLAEALKLAVDSLSRDNNGGERSLTAEQLEVAVLDRNRPQKRKFKRVLGGQLSRLLESGEGAADSEESAESGGAEESTPESED is encoded by the coding sequence GTGACGACGCCGTTCTATGTTTCTCCTCAGCAGGCCATGGCCGACCGCGCCGAATACGCCCGTAAGGGCATCGCTCGCGGCCGCAGCGTGGTCGTGCTGCAGTACGCCGACGGCATCGTCTTCGTTGCGGAGAACCCGTCCCGCGCGCTGCACAAGGTCAGCGAGATCTATGACCGGATCGCCTTCGCGGCGGTCGGTAAGTACAACGAATTCGAGAATCTGCGCATCGGCGGTGTCCGTTACGCCGATCTGCGTGGCTATACCTATGACCGTGAGGATGTCACGGCCCGCGGGCTGGCGAATGTCTACGCCCAGACCCTGGGCACGATCTTCTCCAGTGCCGCTGAGAAGCCGTACGAGGTCGAGCTGATCGTCGCCGAGGTCGGGGAGGGCCCCGAGGACGACCAAATCTACCGCCTCCCGCACGACGGCTCCATCGTGGACGAGCACGGCTCGGTCGCCGTCGGTGGCAACGCCGACCAGATCAGCACCTATCTCGACCAGCGCCACCGGGACGGCATGACCCTGGCCGAGGCCCTCAAGCTGGCCGTCGACTCGCTCTCCCGCGACAACAACGGCGGGGAGCGCAGCCTCACCGCCGAGCAGCTCGAGGTCGCGGTCCTGGACCGCAACCGCCCCCAGAAGCGCAAGTTCAAGCGCGTCCTGGGCGGCCAGCTCTCCCGGCTCCTGGAGTCGGGAGAGGGCGCGGCGGACTCTGAGGAGTCGGCCGAATCCGGCGGGGCCGAGGAGTCCACCCCGGAGTCCGAGGACTGA
- a CDS encoding proteasome subunit beta, whose amino-acid sequence MEANTRSTGRLPAAFLTPGSSSFMDFLGEHSPELLPGNRPLPPVQGAIEAPHGTTIVAVSFPGGVVLAGDRRATMGNVIAQRDIEKVFPADEYSAVGIAGTAGIAVEMVKLFQLELEHFEKVEGTVLSLEGKANRLSTMIRGNLGMAMQGLAVVPLFAGWDVDREKGRIFSYDVTGGRSEERGFAATGSGSMFARGALKKLYRQDLTEEQAATAVLQALYDAADDDSATGGPDLARRIYPIITSLTEDGFKRFSEDEVSELAHAIHERRLEEPDGPRAALL is encoded by the coding sequence GTGGAAGCCAACACTCGTAGCACAGGGCGTCTGCCGGCTGCCTTCCTGACGCCCGGCTCCTCGTCGTTCATGGACTTCCTGGGCGAGCACTCGCCCGAGCTGCTTCCGGGGAACCGTCCGCTGCCCCCGGTACAGGGCGCCATCGAGGCCCCCCACGGCACCACCATCGTGGCGGTGAGCTTCCCCGGCGGTGTGGTGCTCGCCGGTGACCGCCGCGCCACCATGGGTAATGTCATCGCGCAGCGTGACATCGAGAAGGTCTTCCCCGCCGACGAGTATTCGGCCGTCGGGATCGCGGGGACCGCCGGTATCGCCGTGGAGATGGTCAAGCTCTTCCAGCTCGAGCTGGAGCACTTCGAGAAGGTCGAGGGCACCGTTCTCTCGCTCGAGGGCAAGGCGAACAGGCTCTCGACCATGATCCGCGGCAACCTCGGCATGGCGATGCAGGGCCTTGCCGTGGTCCCGCTCTTCGCGGGGTGGGACGTCGACCGGGAGAAGGGCCGCATCTTCTCCTACGACGTGACCGGCGGGCGTTCGGAGGAGCGCGGCTTCGCCGCCACCGGCTCGGGCTCGATGTTCGCCCGGGGCGCGCTCAAGAAGCTCTATCGCCAGGACCTGACCGAGGAGCAGGCCGCCACCGCCGTGCTCCAGGCGCTCTATGACGCCGCCGACGACGATTCGGCCACCGGAGGGCCGGATCTCGCCCGCCGTATTTACCCGATCATCACCTCCCTCACCGAGGACGGTTTCAAGAGGTTCAGCGAGGACGAGGTGTCCGAGCTCGCCCATGCCATCCATGAACGGCGCCTCGAAGAGCCGGACGGCCCCCGCGCCGCCCTTCTCTGA
- a CDS encoding ubiquitin: MATKDTGGGQQKASRSTEEVEEQAQDAQAADDLKERQEKLSDDVDSVLDEIDDVLEENAEDFVRSFVQKGGQ, from the coding sequence ATGGCGACCAAGGACACCGGCGGCGGTCAGCAGAAGGCGTCGCGCTCGACCGAAGAGGTCGAGGAGCAGGCGCAGGACGCGCAGGCCGCGGACGACCTGAAGGAGCGGCAGGAGAAGCTCTCCGACGACGTCGACTCCGTGCTGGACGAGATCGACGACGTGCTCGAGGAGAACGCGGAGGACTTCGTGAGGTCGTTCGTCCAGAAGGGCGGGCAGTAA
- a CDS encoding proteasome accessory factor PafA2, translated as MTVRRVMGIETEYGISVPGHPNANAMLTSSQVVNAYAAAMHRARRARWDFEEENPLRDARGFDLARETADSSQLTDEDIGLANVILTNGARLYVDHAHPEYSAPEVTNPRDAVLWDKAGERIMAEAALRAAELPGGQSIHLYKNNTDNKGASYGTHENYLMKRETAFSDIVRHLTPFFVSRQVVTGAGRVGIGQDGHEHGFQISQRADYFEVEVGLETTLKRPIINTRDEPHADAEKYRRLHVIIGDANLSELSTYLKLGTTALVLSMIEDGFIAVDLAVDQPVRTLHQVSHDPTLRRLITLRSGRTLTAVQLQMEYFELARKYVEDRYGADADEQTRDVLTRWEDVLNRLERDPMSLSGELDWIAKRELLEGYRRRDTLEWDAARLHLVDLQYADVRPDKGLYNRLAARGKMKRLLDDQEVARAQNKPPEDTRAYFRGRCLEQYADDVAAASWDSVIFDLPGRDSLQRVPTLEPLRGTRNHVKELLDRCRTAEDLVRVLSGG; from the coding sequence ATGACCGTACGGCGCGTAATGGGTATCGAGACGGAGTACGGGATCTCCGTCCCCGGGCACCCGAACGCCAATGCCATGCTCACCTCATCCCAGGTGGTCAACGCTTACGCGGCGGCGATGCACCGGGCGCGTCGCGCCCGCTGGGACTTCGAGGAGGAGAACCCGCTGCGGGACGCCCGCGGCTTCGACCTCGCGCGCGAAACCGCAGACTCCAGCCAGCTCACGGACGAGGACATCGGCCTGGCCAATGTGATCCTCACCAACGGCGCACGGCTCTATGTGGACCACGCCCACCCCGAGTACTCCGCCCCCGAGGTCACCAACCCCCGGGACGCGGTGCTCTGGGACAAGGCGGGCGAGCGCATCATGGCCGAGGCCGCCCTCCGCGCCGCCGAGCTGCCCGGCGGACAGTCGATCCACCTCTACAAGAACAACACCGACAACAAGGGCGCCTCCTACGGCACGCATGAGAACTACCTGATGAAGCGGGAGACCGCCTTCTCGGACATCGTGCGCCACCTGACGCCCTTCTTCGTCTCCCGCCAGGTCGTCACCGGCGCCGGCCGCGTCGGCATCGGCCAGGACGGCCATGAGCACGGCTTCCAGATCAGCCAGCGGGCCGACTACTTCGAGGTCGAGGTCGGCCTGGAGACCACGCTCAAGCGCCCGATCATCAACACCCGCGACGAGCCGCACGCCGACGCCGAGAAGTACCGCCGGCTCCACGTGATCATCGGGGACGCCAACCTCTCCGAGCTCTCGACCTACCTCAAGCTGGGCACCACCGCCCTGGTGCTGTCGATGATCGAGGACGGCTTCATCGCCGTGGACCTCGCGGTGGACCAGCCGGTGCGCACCCTGCACCAGGTCTCGCACGACCCGACACTGCGCCGTCTGATCACGCTGCGCAGCGGCCGCACACTGACCGCGGTGCAGCTCCAGATGGAGTACTTCGAGCTCGCCCGCAAATACGTCGAGGACCGCTACGGAGCGGACGCCGACGAGCAGACCCGGGACGTCCTGACCCGCTGGGAGGACGTGCTGAACCGGCTGGAGCGCGATCCCATGAGCCTGTCCGGCGAGCTGGACTGGATCGCCAAGCGGGAGCTGCTGGAGGGCTACCGCCGCCGCGACACCCTGGAGTGGGACGCGGCCCGGCTGCATCTGGTGGACCTGCAGTACGCCGACGTACGCCCCGACAAGGGCCTGTACAACCGGCTGGCGGCGCGCGGCAAGATGAAGCGGCTGCTGGACGACCAGGAGGTCGCCCGCGCCCAGAACAAGCCCCCGGAGGACACCCGCGCCTACTTCCGCGGCCGCTGCCTGGAGCAGTACGCGGACGACGTCGCCGCGGCCTCCTGGGACTCGGTCATCTTCGATCTGCCGGGTCGTGACTCTCTGCAACGGGTCCCCACGCTGGAGCCGCTGCGCGGCACCCGCAACCACGTCAAGGAGCTGCTGGACCGCTGCCGCACGGCCGAGGACCTGGTCCGGGTGCTGTCCGGCGGCTGA
- a CDS encoding ATPase AAA encodes MAAHDDDINRGIRPGRGSDDPAGQVAYLEQEIAVLRRKLADSPRHTRILEERIVELQTNLAGVSAQNERLANTLREARDQIVALKEEVDRLAQPPAGFGAFLQANEDGTADIFTGGRKLRVNVSPSVELDDLKRGQEVMLNEALNVVEAMEFERAGDIVTLKEVLEDGERALVIGHTDEERVVRLAEPLLHTTIRPGDALLLESRSGYVYEVVPKSEVEELVLEEVPDIDYTKIGGLGNQIELIRDAVELPYLYPDLFKEHELRPPKGVLLYGPPGCGKTLIAKAVANSLAKKVAEVTGKPAGKSFFLNIKGPELLNKYVGETERHIRLVFQRAREKASEGTPVIVFFDEMDSLFRTRGSGVSSDVENTIVPQLLSEIDGVEGLENVIVIGASNREDMIDPAILRPGRLDVKIKIERPDAEAAKDIFSKYLTESLPIHTDDLTEHGQSPKAAIGGMIQSVVEQMYTESEENRFLEVTYANGDKEVLYFKDFNSGAMIQNIVDRAKKMAIKDFLDHNQKGLRVSHLLAACVDEFKENEDLPNTTNPDDWARISGKKGERIVYIRTLVTGKQGADTGRSIDTVANTGQYL; translated from the coding sequence GTGGCAGCCCACGACGACGACATCAACCGCGGCATCCGGCCGGGGCGGGGGTCTGATGACCCTGCCGGCCAGGTTGCCTATCTCGAGCAGGAAATCGCCGTCCTGCGCCGCAAGCTCGCCGACTCTCCGCGTCATACGAGGATTCTCGAAGAGCGGATCGTCGAGCTGCAGACCAATCTGGCGGGAGTCTCCGCACAGAACGAGCGGCTCGCGAACACACTCCGTGAGGCCCGCGACCAGATCGTGGCCCTCAAGGAGGAGGTCGACCGGCTTGCCCAGCCGCCGGCCGGTTTCGGAGCCTTTCTGCAGGCGAACGAAGACGGTACGGCCGACATCTTCACCGGGGGCCGTAAACTCCGGGTGAATGTCAGCCCAAGCGTCGAGCTCGACGACCTCAAGCGCGGCCAGGAGGTCATGCTCAACGAGGCGCTCAATGTGGTCGAGGCCATGGAGTTCGAGCGCGCCGGGGACATCGTCACCCTCAAGGAAGTCCTTGAGGACGGCGAGCGCGCCCTGGTGATCGGGCACACCGACGAGGAGCGGGTGGTGCGGCTGGCAGAGCCGCTGCTGCACACCACCATCCGCCCCGGTGACGCCCTGCTGCTCGAGTCCCGGTCCGGCTATGTCTACGAAGTCGTTCCGAAGAGCGAGGTCGAGGAACTCGTCCTCGAAGAGGTTCCGGACATCGACTACACCAAGATCGGCGGTCTGGGAAACCAGATCGAGCTGATCCGCGACGCGGTCGAGCTCCCCTACCTCTACCCCGACCTCTTCAAGGAGCACGAACTGCGGCCGCCGAAGGGTGTGCTGCTGTACGGCCCGCCCGGCTGCGGCAAGACGCTGATCGCCAAGGCCGTGGCCAACTCCCTTGCCAAGAAGGTCGCCGAGGTGACCGGCAAGCCCGCGGGGAAGAGCTTCTTCCTCAACATCAAGGGTCCCGAGCTGCTCAACAAGTACGTCGGTGAGACGGAGCGGCACATCCGGCTGGTCTTCCAGCGGGCTCGGGAGAAGGCCAGCGAGGGTACGCCCGTCATCGTCTTCTTCGACGAGATGGACTCCCTCTTCCGCACCCGTGGCTCCGGGGTCAGCTCGGACGTGGAGAACACCATCGTCCCCCAGCTGCTCTCCGAGATCGACGGCGTGGAGGGCCTGGAGAACGTGATCGTGATCGGTGCCTCCAACCGAGAGGACATGATCGACCCGGCGATCCTGCGCCCCGGCCGCCTCGATGTGAAGATCAAGATCGAGCGTCCGGACGCCGAGGCCGCCAAGGACATCTTCTCGAAGTACCTCACGGAGTCCCTGCCGATTCACACGGACGACCTCACCGAGCACGGCCAGTCGCCCAAGGCCGCGATCGGCGGAATGATCCAGTCGGTGGTCGAGCAGATGTACACCGAGTCCGAGGAAAACCGCTTCCTGGAAGTCACCTACGCCAATGGCGACAAGGAAGTCCTCTACTTCAAGGACTTCAACTCCGGCGCCATGATCCAGAACATTGTGGACCGGGCCAAGAAGATGGCGATCAAGGACTTCCTGGACCACAACCAGAAGGGCCTTCGCGTCTCCCATCTGCTCGCCGCCTGCGTGGACGAGTTCAAGGAGAACGAGGACCTGCCGAACACCACGAACCCGGACGACTGGGCCCGGATCTCCGGCAAGAAGGGCGAGCGGATCGTCTACATCCGCACCCTGGTCACCGGAAAGCAGGGCGCGGACACGGGACGCTCCATCGACACGGTGGCGAACACCGGTCAGTACCTGTAA
- a CDS encoding ferredoxin: protein MRNEELGDLEVWIDQDLCTGDGICAQYAPEVFELDIDGLAYVKSADDELLQEKGATTPVPLTLLTEVKDSAKECPGDCIHVRRVTDRIEVYGPDAE from the coding sequence GTGCGAAACGAGGAGCTCGGCGATCTTGAAGTGTGGATTGACCAGGACCTGTGCACCGGCGACGGCATCTGCGCCCAGTACGCTCCCGAGGTCTTCGAACTCGACATCGACGGTCTAGCCTACGTCAAGAGCGCCGACGATGAGCTGCTACAGGAGAAGGGTGCCACCACTCCGGTCCCCCTGACCCTGCTCACCGAGGTCAAGGATTCCGCCAAGGAGTGCCCCGGCGACTGCATCCATGTACGCCGCGTCACGGACCGGATCGAGGTCTACGGCCCCGACGCGGAGTGA
- a CDS encoding transposase, with protein MSEPTGAARRRGPFQVGDQVQLTDPKGRHYTFTLEAGKNFHTHKGSFPHDELIGAPEGTVVRTTGNVAYLALRPLLPDYVLSMPRGAAVVYPKDAGQILAMADIFPGARVVEAGVGSGSLSMFLLRAIGDQGMLHSYERRADFAEIAAQNVERYFGAPHPAWRLTVGDLQDNLSDTEVDRVILDMLAPWECLEPVSKALVPGGILCAYVATTTQLARTVECIREHGTFNEPSAWETMVRTWHVEGLAVRPDHRMIGHTGFLLTARRLADGVEPPMRRRRPAKGAYGEDYVGWGTAKDTGAADASGGGRSASGGQDTSSGGA; from the coding sequence ATGTCCGAACCGACCGGTGCCGCCCGCCGTCGCGGGCCCTTCCAGGTCGGGGACCAGGTCCAGCTCACCGACCCCAAGGGACGCCACTACACCTTCACGCTCGAGGCCGGGAAGAACTTCCACACCCACAAGGGATCCTTCCCCCATGACGAGCTGATCGGTGCCCCTGAGGGAACCGTCGTGCGTACCACGGGAAACGTCGCGTATCTCGCGCTGCGCCCCCTGCTCCCCGACTATGTCCTGTCCATGCCACGCGGTGCCGCCGTGGTCTACCCCAAGGACGCGGGGCAGATCCTGGCGATGGCCGACATCTTCCCCGGCGCACGTGTCGTCGAGGCGGGCGTCGGCTCCGGCTCGCTCTCCATGTTTCTGCTGCGGGCCATCGGCGACCAGGGCATGCTGCACTCCTACGAGCGCCGGGCCGACTTCGCCGAGATCGCCGCCCAGAACGTCGAGCGCTACTTCGGCGCCCCGCACCCCGCCTGGCGGCTCACCGTCGGCGACCTCCAGGACAACCTCAGCGACACCGAGGTGGACCGCGTGATCCTGGACATGCTCGCCCCCTGGGAGTGCCTGGAGCCGGTGTCCAAGGCGCTCGTCCCCGGCGGCATCCTGTGCGCGTACGTCGCCACCACCACCCAGCTCGCCCGCACCGTGGAGTGCATCCGCGAGCACGGCACCTTCAACGAGCCGTCGGCCTGGGAGACCATGGTCCGCACCTGGCATGTCGAGGGCCTGGCCGTACGGCCCGACCACCGCATGATCGGCCACACCGGCTTCCTGCTCACCGCCCGCCGGCTCGCGGACGGTGTGGAGCCCCCGATGCGCCGCCGCAGGCCCGCCAAGGGTGCCTACGGCGAGGACTACGTGGGCTGGGGCACCGCGAAGGACACCGGCGCCGCGGACGCCTCAGGAGGCGGCCGGAGCGCTTCCGGCGGCCAGGACACCTCGTCCGGCGGCGCCTGA
- a CDS encoding peptidase M50 — MDNSGQRQSDNGESDRTTEPEGGKQPRPREPGGGILMGRPFGVPVYVSPSWFLVAALITWVFGGQLDRVLPELGAARYLVSLFFAVAFYASVLVHELAHTVAALRFKLPVRRIQLQFFGGVSEIEKETETPGREFVLAFVGPLLSLVLSGVFYLGMMVVEPGTVPGVLLAGLMISNLIVAAFNLLPGLPLDGGRMLRAVVWKISGRPMTGTVAAAWSGRALAVAVLVGLPLLTQAGGLGDEPESFGSVDSLTDALLAAILAAIIWTGAGNSLRMARLRERLPDLRARTLTRRAVPVAADTPLSEALRRANEAGARALVVVDGHGTPTAVVREAAIVGIPEHRRPWVAVSGLAQDLKDGMRVSAELTGEELLDTLRATPATEYLVVEESGQIYGVLSTADVERAFVAAMARTPAGPS, encoded by the coding sequence GTGGACAACAGCGGGCAGCGGCAGTCCGACAACGGGGAATCGGACCGCACGACCGAGCCCGAGGGTGGCAAACAGCCGCGCCCACGCGAGCCGGGCGGCGGCATTCTGATGGGCCGCCCGTTCGGCGTGCCCGTGTACGTATCGCCCAGCTGGTTCCTGGTCGCCGCCCTCATCACCTGGGTCTTCGGCGGTCAGCTCGACCGGGTGCTGCCCGAGCTCGGCGCCGCCCGCTATCTGGTCTCGCTCTTCTTCGCGGTGGCCTTCTACGCCTCGGTGCTGGTGCACGAGCTCGCCCACACCGTGGCCGCGCTCCGCTTCAAGCTGCCGGTGCGCCGGATCCAGCTCCAGTTCTTCGGCGGTGTCTCGGAGATCGAGAAGGAGACCGAGACCCCCGGCCGGGAGTTCGTGCTCGCCTTCGTCGGCCCGCTGCTCTCCCTGGTTCTCTCGGGCGTGTTCTACCTGGGCATGATGGTCGTGGAGCCCGGTACGGTGCCCGGGGTGCTGCTCGCCGGGCTGATGATCTCCAACCTGATCGTGGCCGCGTTCAACCTGCTGCCCGGGCTGCCGCTGGACGGCGGGCGGATGCTGCGCGCCGTCGTCTGGAAGATCAGCGGCAGGCCCATGACCGGCACCGTCGCCGCCGCCTGGAGCGGCCGTGCGCTGGCCGTCGCGGTGCTCGTCGGACTGCCGCTGCTCACCCAGGCGGGCGGGCTCGGCGACGAGCCCGAGAGCTTCGGCAGCGTCGACTCGCTCACCGACGCGCTGCTGGCCGCCATACTCGCCGCGATCATCTGGACCGGCGCGGGCAACAGCCTGCGCATGGCCCGGCTGCGGGAGCGGCTGCCGGACCTGCGCGCCCGTACGCTCACCCGGCGAGCCGTCCCCGTGGCGGCCGACACCCCGCTCTCCGAGGCGCTGCGGCGGGCGAACGAGGCCGGGGCCCGTGCCCTGGTCGTGGTGGACGGCCACGGCACCCCCACCGCCGTGGTGCGCGAGGCCGCCATCGTGGGGATCCCCGAGCACCGCCGCCCCTGGGTCGCGGTCAGCGGTCTCGCCCAGGATCTCAAGGACGGTATGCGGGTCTCCGCCGAGCTCACCGGCGAGGAGCTGCTGGACACCCTGCGGGCCACCCCCGCCACCGAGTACCTGGTGGTGGAGGAGAGCGGCCAGATCTACGGAGTGCTCTCCACGGCCGATGTCGAGCGCGCCTTCGTGGCGGCCATGGCCAGGACACCCGCGGGCCCCTCCTGA
- a CDS encoding recombinase RecB gives MVCVRLSVAGRRVFAMGTTTGTTTGKAEPSDGPPRSGPAASLSPSRAADFMRCPLLYRFRVIDKLPEKPSAAATRGTVVHAVLERLFDAPAAERTSPRARALVPGEWDRLLAAKPELAELFQEEDGAPAPDRLAEWLTGAQTLVDQWFSLEDPTRLEPAERELFVETELESGLRLRGIIDRIDIAPTGDVRIVDYKTGKAPAPQYAGEALFQMKFYALVLWRLRGVIPRRLQLVYLGSGDVRTYDPDERDLRAVERKVLALWEAIRLATETGAFVPRQTRLCGWCDHQAHCPEFGGTPPPYPLAVVPLQNRGSA, from the coding sequence ATGGTATGCGTCCGGCTGTCAGTGGCGGGTCGTAGGGTCTTCGCCATGGGAACCACCACGGGAACCACCACCGGGAAGGCCGAACCGTCGGACGGGCCGCCGAGGTCCGGTCCAGCCGCCTCGTTGTCACCGTCGCGGGCGGCCGATTTCATGCGGTGCCCGTTGCTGTACCGCTTCCGAGTGATCGACAAATTGCCGGAGAAGCCCAGCGCGGCGGCCACCCGCGGCACGGTGGTCCACGCGGTGCTGGAGCGGCTCTTCGACGCCCCGGCCGCCGAGCGGACCTCGCCGCGGGCCCGGGCGTTGGTGCCGGGCGAGTGGGATCGGCTGCTGGCGGCCAAGCCGGAGCTGGCGGAGCTGTTCCAGGAGGAGGACGGCGCCCCGGCGCCGGACCGGCTGGCCGAATGGCTGACGGGGGCTCAGACGCTCGTGGACCAGTGGTTCTCGCTGGAGGACCCGACGCGTCTGGAGCCCGCGGAGCGGGAGCTGTTCGTCGAGACGGAGCTCGAATCCGGGCTGCGGCTGCGCGGAATCATCGACCGGATCGACATCGCTCCCACGGGTGATGTGCGGATCGTGGACTACAAGACGGGCAAGGCTCCCGCGCCGCAGTACGCGGGCGAGGCCCTCTTCCAGATGAAGTTCTACGCGCTGGTGCTGTGGCGGCTGCGCGGAGTGATCCCGCGGCGGCTGCAGCTGGTCTATCTGGGCAGCGGCGATGTGCGGACGTACGACCCGGACGAGCGGGATCTGCGGGCGGTGGAGCGCAAGGTGCTGGCCCTGTGGGAGGCGATCCGGCTGGCCACGGAGACCGGTGCGTTCGTACCCCGCCAGACCAGGCTGTGCGGCTGGTGCGACCACCAAGCGCACTGTCCCGAGTTCGGGGGTACGCCGCCGCCGTATCCCCTGGCGGTCGTGCCTCTCCAGAATCGAGGGTCCGCGTAG
- a CDS encoding LuxR family transcriptional regulator codes for MAIRVLLVDDQPLLRTGFRMILEAEQDLAVVGEAGDGLQALDQVRALQPDVVLMDIRMPRMDGVEATRQITGPGRDGPAKVLVLTTFDLDEYVVEALRAGASGFLLKDAPATELVQAIRVVAAGEAMLAPSITRRLLDKYAGHLPSGEEPVPDTLHTLTEREVEVLKLVARGLSNAEIAADLFVSETTVKTHVGHVLTKLGLRDRVQAAVYAYESGLVRPGAQ; via the coding sequence GTGGCGATCCGCGTCCTACTGGTCGATGACCAACCGCTGCTGCGCACCGGCTTCCGGATGATCCTCGAGGCGGAGCAGGATCTGGCGGTCGTCGGCGAGGCAGGGGACGGTCTGCAGGCCCTCGATCAGGTGCGGGCGCTGCAGCCCGATGTGGTCCTGATGGACATCCGGATGCCGCGGATGGACGGCGTGGAGGCGACCCGCCAGATCACCGGTCCGGGGCGGGACGGCCCGGCCAAGGTGCTGGTGCTGACCACCTTCGACCTGGACGAGTACGTGGTGGAGGCGCTGCGCGCCGGGGCCAGCGGCTTTCTGCTGAAGGACGCGCCCGCCACCGAGCTGGTGCAGGCCATCCGCGTGGTGGCGGCGGGCGAGGCGATGCTGGCGCCCAGCATCACCCGCAGGCTGCTCGACAAGTACGCCGGGCATCTCCCGTCGGGCGAGGAGCCGGTGCCGGACACCCTGCACACCCTGACCGAGCGCGAGGTCGAGGTGCTGAAGCTGGTGGCCCGGGGGCTGTCCAACGCGGAGATCGCCGCGGATCTGTTCGTCAGCGAGACCACGGTCAAGACGCATGTGGGCCATGTGCTGACCAAGCTGGGGCTGCGCGACCGGGTGCAGGCCGCCGTGTACGCCTACGAGAGCGGCCTGGTCCGCCCCGGCGCGCAGTAG